One segment of Streptomyces bathyalis DNA contains the following:
- a CDS encoding TetR/AcrR family transcriptional regulator gives MRQSKEAPLRSDARRNRERILDVALAELTRSTNVPLSAIAKKAGVGQGTFYRNFPSREALVLEVYRHEMQQVADAAAQLIKTYEPDRALREWMDRLARFAMAKAGLAEAIRQATSAPGNAEKPGHGPVTRAAELLLRANEEAGTIRPGVTADDFLLAIAGLWQIDPRGEWQPRVSRLLDLVMDGLRAGAAGGK, from the coding sequence GTGCGGCAGAGCAAGGAGGCGCCTCTGCGCTCGGACGCACGACGCAACCGTGAGCGCATCCTCGACGTGGCCCTGGCAGAGCTGACGCGATCCACGAACGTCCCGTTGAGTGCGATCGCCAAGAAGGCAGGCGTCGGGCAGGGCACGTTCTACCGCAACTTCCCCAGCCGCGAGGCCCTCGTGCTGGAGGTCTACCGCCACGAGATGCAGCAAGTCGCTGACGCCGCGGCCCAGTTGATCAAGACCTACGAACCGGACCGTGCGCTGCGGGAGTGGATGGACCGCCTCGCCCGGTTCGCCATGGCCAAGGCCGGTTTGGCGGAGGCCATCCGCCAGGCCACCAGCGCGCCCGGGAACGCGGAGAAGCCGGGCCACGGACCGGTGACGCGGGCCGCCGAACTCCTGCTCCGTGCCAACGAGGAGGCCGGCACCATCCGTCCGGGAGTGACCGCGGACGACTTCCTCCTCGCCATCGCCGGCCTCTGGCAGATCGATCCGCGGGGCGAGTGGCAGCCACGCGTCAGCCGGCTCCTCGATCTCGTCATGGACGGGCTGCGAGCGGGAGCGGCCGGCGGCAAGTGA
- a CDS encoding 2Fe-2S iron-sulfur cluster-binding protein, producing MDPSTSSAITLNINGEKHTLSVDHRTTLLDALRERLDLTGTKKGCDQGQCGACTVLLDGHRAVSCLQLAVAAEGREITTIEGVADGERLHPVQQAFLDFDGYQCGYCTPGQICSAVAMIEEHAAGWPSAVTRDVRSAPPPLTPDEIRERMSGNLCRCGAYVQIVEAVARAAAAGTEAGQARNGAVA from the coding sequence ATGGACCCATCGACGTCCAGCGCCATCACCCTGAACATCAACGGCGAGAAACACACGCTGTCCGTCGACCACCGCACCACTCTCCTCGACGCGCTCCGCGAGCGTCTCGACCTGACGGGCACCAAGAAGGGCTGCGACCAAGGGCAGTGCGGCGCATGCACCGTTCTGCTCGACGGGCATCGGGCCGTCTCCTGCCTTCAGCTGGCGGTGGCCGCCGAGGGGCGCGAGATCACCACCATCGAGGGCGTGGCCGACGGGGAGCGGCTGCATCCGGTGCAGCAGGCGTTCCTGGACTTCGACGGCTACCAGTGCGGCTACTGCACACCGGGACAGATCTGTTCAGCCGTCGCCATGATCGAGGAGCACGCGGCGGGCTGGCCGAGCGCCGTCACGAGGGACGTGAGGAGTGCACCGCCGCCGCTGACTCCGGACGAGATACGGGAGCGGATGAGCGGCAACCTGTGCCGCTGCGGCGCCTATGTGCAGATCGTCGAGGCCGTCGCCCGGGCGGCTGCGGCCGGGACGGAGGCCGGGCAGGCCCGGAACGGGGCGGTGGCATGA
- a CDS encoding FAD binding domain-containing protein: MREFGYQRVLDVSGAVAQLAADPQARFLGGGTNLVDLMKTGVERPALLVDVTRLPLGEVERTEDGGLRIGATVTNSDLAAHPEVRRDYPALAQAVLAGASGQLRNMATVGGNLLQRTRCGYFADVSQPCNKRSPGTGCPAIEGEHHNHAILGASHHCVAVHPSDMGVALAAFDAVVQYETADGPGRLPMTEFYTPVGDTPHLETALPSGALITGVTLPPAAVAANSRYRKVRERASYAFAIGSVAAALDVRDGAVHDARLAFGAVASRPWRARAAERVLAGAPATAETFAAAAEAELTAAEPLPQNGYKVGLIRNLVVAVLTELSEEAAR; the protein is encoded by the coding sequence ATGAGGGAGTTCGGCTACCAGCGCGTCCTCGATGTGTCCGGCGCCGTCGCACAGCTCGCGGCCGATCCGCAGGCCCGCTTCCTCGGAGGCGGCACCAACCTCGTCGACCTCATGAAGACCGGCGTCGAGCGGCCCGCTCTGCTCGTCGACGTCACGCGGCTTCCCCTCGGAGAGGTCGAGAGGACCGAGGACGGCGGCCTGCGCATCGGTGCGACCGTCACCAACAGCGACCTGGCCGCGCACCCCGAAGTCCGCCGCGACTACCCGGCGTTGGCGCAGGCAGTGCTCGCCGGCGCGTCCGGGCAGCTGCGCAACATGGCCACGGTCGGCGGGAATCTGCTCCAGCGCACCCGCTGCGGCTACTTCGCCGACGTGTCCCAGCCGTGCAACAAGCGCTCCCCCGGCACCGGTTGCCCCGCCATCGAGGGCGAGCACCACAACCACGCGATCCTGGGCGCCTCCCACCACTGTGTGGCCGTGCACCCCTCGGACATGGGCGTGGCGCTGGCCGCCTTCGACGCCGTCGTGCAGTACGAAACGGCGGACGGGCCGGGCCGGTTGCCCATGACGGAGTTCTACACGCCTGTCGGAGACACCCCGCATCTGGAGACGGCGCTGCCTTCCGGAGCGTTGATCACCGGCGTCACTCTGCCACCCGCTGCGGTCGCCGCCAACTCCCGCTACCGGAAGGTCCGCGAGCGGGCCTCGTACGCGTTCGCGATCGGATCCGTGGCCGCCGCGCTCGACGTCCGGGACGGTGCCGTGCACGATGCGCGCCTGGCCTTCGGGGCTGTCGCCTCACGTCCGTGGCGGGCCCGCGCGGCCGAGCGGGTGCTGGCCGGGGCACCGGCCACCGCCGAGACCTTCGCCGCCGCGGCGGAAGCGGAGCTCACGGCCGCCGAACCGCTGCCCCAGAACGGATACAAGGTGGGCCTGATCCGCAACCTGGTGGTGGCCGTGCTGACCGAACTGTCCGAGGAGGCCGCCCGATGA